Proteins encoded together in one uncultured Sphaerochaeta sp. window:
- the dnaB gene encoding replicative DNA helicase, whose translation MASNSMLGRVPPQNEEAERAVLGAILLNEKVLVEVTDFLSKDDFYKVAHQQLFAAILSFRQESTEALDLITLSSYLKRKSQVDQCGGLSYISTLTSDVPTTTNAAYYAKILKALSQRRKLLLFASKLKDNAFDESQEIQQVIDEGEQTLSKLNNETAGSDAYQSIKDLITQTISDIEYRSTHGTKNGLDSGYTSLDSITGGFKKQELVIVGARPSIGKTAFALSMTLNMITKLKYRVGFFSLEMSAASLMERLLTGHSRVDFSHIRKATLKNSEMSAIVDASGLLYESELYIQDTPNMKLMELRAQARRMKLEHDVQILFVDYIGLIDAQADARIPRHEQISIISRNLKQLARELDVPIVCLSQVGRQADGVEPKLSDLRESGSIEQDADVVILLHREVGKNRTDSEEERQKNNIQETKIIMAKNRNGETGVFSLAFVSNIVRFEEMEFSHKYVAGNNPNA comes from the coding sequence ATGGCATCGAATAGCATGCTGGGGCGCGTTCCTCCTCAGAACGAAGAGGCCGAACGCGCAGTACTTGGGGCGATCTTGCTCAATGAGAAGGTCCTTGTAGAAGTGACCGATTTCTTGAGCAAGGATGATTTTTATAAAGTCGCTCACCAGCAATTGTTCGCCGCCATCCTTTCATTCAGACAGGAGAGTACCGAAGCACTGGACCTGATTACCCTCAGTTCATATCTGAAGCGTAAAAGTCAGGTAGACCAGTGTGGCGGTCTCTCCTATATTTCTACCCTTACCAGTGATGTCCCTACTACGACAAATGCTGCCTACTATGCAAAGATCCTGAAGGCGTTGAGCCAGAGACGCAAGCTCTTGTTGTTTGCTTCAAAGCTCAAGGATAATGCCTTCGACGAGTCACAAGAAATCCAGCAGGTCATCGACGAGGGAGAACAAACACTCTCCAAGCTGAATAATGAGACTGCTGGTAGTGATGCATACCAGTCCATCAAGGACCTGATCACCCAAACCATCAGTGATATCGAGTATCGCAGTACCCACGGGACCAAGAACGGGCTCGATAGTGGATATACTTCTCTGGATTCCATCACCGGTGGGTTCAAGAAACAAGAACTTGTCATCGTGGGAGCACGACCTTCCATAGGAAAAACGGCCTTTGCGCTTTCCATGACGCTGAACATGATTACCAAGCTGAAATACCGAGTAGGTTTCTTCTCCTTGGAAATGAGTGCCGCAAGCTTGATGGAACGTTTGCTTACCGGGCATAGTCGTGTCGATTTCTCCCATATCCGTAAGGCTACACTGAAAAACAGTGAGATGAGCGCCATTGTTGATGCATCAGGATTGCTCTATGAATCAGAGCTCTATATCCAGGATACCCCCAATATGAAGCTCATGGAGCTTAGGGCACAAGCGCGAAGAATGAAGTTGGAGCATGATGTCCAGATTCTTTTTGTCGACTATATCGGCTTGATCGATGCCCAGGCAGATGCTCGCATTCCACGCCATGAACAGATATCCATCATCAGCAGAAACTTGAAACAGCTTGCCCGAGAGCTGGATGTACCCATTGTCTGTCTAAGTCAGGTAGGTCGTCAGGCAGATGGTGTTGAGCCAAAACTTAGTGACCTGAGAGAGAGTGGATCCATCGAGCAGGATGCTGACGTAGTCATCCTCCTTCACCGTGAGGTCGGAAAAAACCGAACCGATAGTGAGGAAGAACGTCAGAAGAACAACATCCAGGAAACAAAGATCATCATGGCCAAGAACAGGAATGGTGAGACTGGTGTGTTCTCACTGGCCTTCGTAAGCAATATTGTCCGTTTTGAGGAGATGGAGTTCAGCCACAAATATGTGGCCGGGAACAATCCTAACGCCTAA
- the uppS gene encoding polyprenyl diphosphate synthase, with protein MERKPAVPVHLGIIMDGNGRWAQKRSLPRTAGHLEGLKAVKRVIREASEQGIRFVTFYAFSTENWKRSEQEVSYLMHLFVSKLHGEIGYYNRHGIRILVRGDQSGLPAQVKQAVATTVQETSNNATITAIIALNYGGRDEICRAVNQFMAIHPGEAITEASLASNLDLPHIPPVDMIVRSANEKRLSNFLLWDSAYAELAFYEKLWPDWDAEDIQRICKDYGKRVRKFGGVQ; from the coding sequence ATGGAGAGAAAACCTGCTGTCCCTGTCCATCTGGGTATCATCATGGATGGTAACGGACGTTGGGCGCAAAAGCGCTCACTACCGCGAACCGCCGGACACCTGGAAGGATTGAAAGCTGTTAAACGGGTCATCCGTGAAGCTTCCGAGCAGGGCATCAGGTTTGTCACCTTCTACGCTTTCTCTACGGAGAACTGGAAACGAAGTGAGCAAGAGGTTTCCTATCTGATGCATCTCTTTGTTTCCAAGCTCCATGGAGAGATTGGTTACTACAATCGTCATGGAATCCGCATTCTGGTACGAGGTGATCAGAGCGGACTCCCTGCTCAAGTTAAACAGGCAGTAGCCACTACCGTCCAAGAGACAAGCAACAATGCAACGATTACTGCAATCATCGCGCTCAATTACGGTGGACGGGATGAAATTTGTCGGGCGGTCAACCAATTCATGGCAATCCATCCTGGAGAGGCAATTACAGAGGCTTCGCTTGCCAGCAATTTGGACTTGCCTCACATCCCCCCAGTCGATATGATAGTGAGAAGTGCAAATGAAAAACGCCTGAGCAACTTTTTACTCTGGGACAGCGCGTACGCTGAACTTGCATTCTATGAAAAATTATGGCCTGATTGGGATGCAGAAGACATCCAACGAATCTGCAAGGATTATGGAAAACGGGTTAGAAAATTTGGGGGGGTACAATGA
- a CDS encoding phosphatidate cytidylyltransferase yields MTSMGKRVLTTVITLPTLFIIIFLLPHYSYLALSLLAVLTATYGAKELKVLYEKAEHTTLHISPWAIGLLPLAQWIEIAHAPDLPLVDLTVVLLALFFFSIELRHGYKDSFAKSLSRIGGESLLILYPGLLITFIQRILTLPHPSTSLILFFLLVFGNDIFAFVFGMSMGRNNKGIIKVSPNKSLAGFIGGTLSAMVLAVLFCLFVPGISEDIPIWMALVLGFATSSAANIGDLIESAFKRSAQVKDSGSLIPGRGGLLDSIDSMLASAPIFWLLLTLF; encoded by the coding sequence ATGACATCAATGGGAAAGCGGGTTCTCACCACAGTAATAACCCTTCCAACACTCTTTATCATCATTTTCTTGTTACCCCATTACTCATATCTTGCCCTCTCCCTACTGGCTGTCTTGACTGCAACCTATGGTGCGAAAGAATTGAAGGTATTGTACGAGAAAGCAGAACATACCACCCTTCATATTTCCCCCTGGGCTATCGGATTGCTTCCTCTTGCTCAGTGGATTGAAATTGCCCATGCACCAGACCTGCCCTTGGTAGATCTGACGGTTGTCTTGCTGGCACTTTTTTTCTTCAGTATAGAACTACGTCACGGGTACAAGGATTCCTTTGCTAAATCACTCTCACGAATTGGTGGAGAGAGTCTACTTATCTTGTACCCTGGACTTCTCATTACATTCATCCAACGAATCCTTACCCTACCCCATCCATCTACATCCTTGATCTTATTCTTCCTGCTGGTCTTCGGGAATGATATCTTTGCATTCGTTTTCGGTATGTCCATGGGCAGGAACAACAAGGGAATCATCAAGGTAAGCCCGAACAAGAGTTTGGCAGGTTTTATCGGGGGAACGCTCAGTGCAATGGTACTCGCAGTGCTGTTCTGCTTGTTTGTTCCAGGCATCAGTGAGGACATCCCCATCTGGATGGCTTTGGTCCTAGGGTTTGCAACCTCATCTGCTGCCAACATTGGAGACTTGATCGAGAGTGCATTCAAACGTTCTGCACAGGTCAAGGACAGCGGATCCCTTATTCCAGGCCGAGGAGGCCTGTTGGACTCCATCGACTCCATGCTTGCCAGTGCTCCTATCTTCTGGCTCCTGCTTACGCTTTTCTAA
- the rpsB gene encoding 30S ribosomal protein S2 has product MSVVTMKSLLESGVHFGHQTKRWNPKMARFIFSQRNGIHIIDLQKTSACIVEAYDAVRAIVKQGKPILFVGTKKQAQQAIEAEAKRCGMPYINNRWLGGMLTNFSTIKKSIATLKKIEKMEIDGTFESLTKKEVSLLTKQKAKLEKNLGGIKDMKELPGALFIIDTKKEAIAVTEAKRLGIPVIAVVDTNCDPTDITYPIPGNDDAIRAISLFVEIIANAVVDADNEAGIQIIEALGGDDDEKVEETEEKAEETEEIVFSTEEGAEFSKFEEKENVEKEEVAATEEETESEDLLVDEETLYKD; this is encoded by the coding sequence ATGTCCGTAGTAACCATGAAGAGCCTGCTCGAGTCAGGCGTACATTTCGGCCACCAGACAAAACGGTGGAACCCCAAGATGGCCCGTTTCATTTTCAGCCAGAGAAACGGCATCCACATCATTGACCTGCAGAAAACATCTGCCTGCATCGTAGAAGCATATGACGCTGTACGTGCAATTGTTAAGCAGGGCAAGCCTATTCTGTTTGTAGGCACCAAGAAACAGGCCCAGCAGGCTATTGAAGCTGAAGCAAAGCGCTGTGGCATGCCTTACATCAACAATCGTTGGCTCGGTGGAATGCTGACCAACTTCTCAACCATCAAGAAATCCATTGCAACACTCAAGAAGATTGAGAAGATGGAAATCGATGGAACTTTTGAGTCCCTTACCAAGAAAGAAGTCTCCCTGCTTACCAAGCAGAAGGCGAAACTGGAGAAGAACCTTGGTGGTATCAAGGACATGAAAGAGCTCCCAGGAGCCCTGTTCATCATCGATACCAAGAAAGAAGCTATTGCTGTCACTGAGGCAAAGCGCCTGGGTATCCCTGTTATTGCAGTCGTCGATACCAACTGTGACCCTACTGATATCACCTACCCTATCCCAGGAAATGATGACGCCATCCGTGCCATCAGCCTCTTTGTTGAAATCATTGCCAACGCAGTCGTCGATGCTGACAACGAAGCTGGTATCCAGATCATTGAAGCCCTTGGTGGTGATGATGATGAAAAGGTAGAAGAGACCGAGGAAAAGGCAGAAGAGACCGAAGAAATTGTCTTCTCCACTGAAGAGGGTGCCGAATTCTCCAAGTTCGAAGAAAAAGAGAACGTAGAGAAGGAAGAAGTGGCAGCAACTGAGGAAGAAACTGAATCAGAAGACCTCCTCGTTGACGAAGAAACCCTGTACAAAGACTAA
- the tsf gene encoding translation elongation factor Ts produces MAITAEVVKKLRDITGAGMMDCKKALTQSNGDFAAAEKILKEMGLAAVAKRQDRATNNGRVFVKVGKDKAVMVELSCETDFVASNDQFAELGDNICAVALEKGYSEINEELEGMVTDLITIIKENMALKQLHVFAIGENEFASTYVHGNGALAVLVMFKSDDKKIFENDMVKEFANDCALHVAAFTPSYLNTDAVDAAYIKEQTEIFAAQAEKLGKPAKVVEGIVKGKLNKHLSEICFLQQPFVKDDSMSVEKKANEVGKAAGASLEIVNYAFLRAGAASCSV; encoded by the coding sequence ATGGCAATTACCGCTGAAGTAGTAAAAAAGCTGCGCGATATTACCGGCGCAGGCATGATGGATTGCAAGAAGGCACTGACCCAGTCAAACGGCGACTTCGCCGCTGCTGAGAAGATTCTTAAAGAGATGGGTCTTGCTGCTGTTGCAAAGCGCCAGGACCGCGCAACCAACAATGGTCGTGTGTTCGTGAAAGTTGGGAAAGACAAGGCTGTCATGGTTGAGCTTTCCTGCGAAACAGACTTTGTTGCCAGCAATGATCAGTTTGCTGAACTCGGAGACAACATCTGTGCAGTAGCACTTGAGAAAGGCTACAGTGAGATCAACGAGGAACTGGAAGGCATGGTCACTGATTTGATCACCATCATCAAGGAAAACATGGCGCTCAAGCAGCTTCACGTTTTCGCTATTGGTGAGAATGAGTTTGCCAGCACCTATGTGCACGGCAATGGTGCACTTGCTGTCCTGGTGATGTTCAAATCTGATGATAAGAAGATTTTCGAGAATGACATGGTTAAGGAGTTCGCCAACGACTGCGCATTGCATGTTGCTGCGTTCACCCCTTCCTATCTCAATACCGATGCTGTTGATGCTGCCTATATCAAGGAACAGACGGAGATCTTCGCTGCACAGGCTGAGAAGCTTGGCAAACCTGCAAAGGTTGTCGAAGGTATCGTCAAGGGTAAGCTGAACAAGCACCTCAGTGAGATCTGCTTCCTGCAGCAGCCGTTCGTAAAGGACGACTCCATGTCTGTAGAGAAGAAGGCAAATGAGGTGGGCAAGGCAGCTGGGGCTTCCTTGGAAATCGTTAATTATGCATTTCTGCGCGCTGGTGCTGCATCCTGCAGCGTCTGA
- the frr gene encoding ribosome recycling factor, whose protein sequence is MQQVLDTCESKMQKSLESLSRDFAGLRTGRASASLLEKIRVDYYGAETPINQVATISIPEARTIVIQPWDKSVLGAIEKAILKSDLGLPPNNDGKLIRLNFPPLNEERRKQLVKNAKSTAEQSKVAIRNIRREAIDELKKLQKNGDISEDELKDGESRIQKMTDSHVEQITSLSDEKEKEIMEI, encoded by the coding sequence ATGCAACAGGTATTGGACACATGTGAAAGTAAGATGCAAAAAAGTCTTGAGAGCCTCTCAAGGGATTTTGCCGGTCTGCGCACTGGTCGAGCTTCAGCCTCTTTGCTGGAGAAGATTCGAGTAGACTATTATGGTGCAGAAACGCCGATCAACCAGGTCGCAACCATCAGCATTCCTGAGGCTAGAACAATCGTTATCCAGCCTTGGGACAAGAGTGTTCTCGGTGCAATTGAAAAGGCTATCCTCAAGAGTGATCTTGGACTTCCCCCAAACAATGATGGAAAATTGATCAGACTGAATTTCCCCCCATTGAACGAAGAGAGACGCAAGCAGCTGGTGAAGAACGCCAAATCTACTGCTGAGCAGAGCAAGGTCGCTATCCGAAACATCAGACGTGAAGCGATTGATGAGTTGAAGAAGCTGCAGAAAAATGGCGATATCAGCGAGGATGAGCTTAAGGATGGTGAAAGCAGAATCCAGAAAATGACAGACTCCCATGTCGAACAGATCACCTCCCTCTCCGATGAGAAGGAGAAGGAAATAATGGAGATCTAG
- the dxr gene encoding 1-deoxy-D-xylulose-5-phosphate reductoisomerase, with product MKRIIILGCTGSIGTTTLQAIRSKALPFKVVGLSSNTRSQELLSLAQEFQAEAVCTTGSSLTGIEGVRSYAGFNGLEEMLHSLEADMVLNAIAGFEGLKASLSALRCGFDLALANKESVVCAGSYLFDVAKQHGASIIPVDSEHSAIWELLKGRESDSISSLVLTASGGPFRTLPKKDFASITVDKALAHPTWNMGKKITIDSATLANKALEVIEASYLFNVDADTIEVVIHPESIIHSMVRTIDGAVYAQMGNPDMTLPIINALGAGHASLVSPLNFTNLTLHFSKPDYERFPLLSLAFSILRRGGSSALAFNAADEIAVHAFLKGAISYPKMIEVVQRTLEHAWSESVGSFEETLALDKQARNIARSYL from the coding sequence ATGAAACGGATAATAATCCTTGGCTGTACCGGCAGTATCGGTACCACGACACTTCAGGCAATCCGAAGCAAAGCCCTCCCCTTCAAGGTGGTGGGCCTTTCCAGCAATACACGATCACAGGAATTACTCTCCTTGGCCCAGGAATTCCAGGCAGAAGCGGTCTGCACCACTGGATCTTCCTTAACGGGAATTGAGGGCGTGAGATCCTATGCAGGGTTCAATGGCCTCGAAGAGATGTTGCACTCCCTTGAAGCAGATATGGTACTGAATGCCATTGCAGGATTTGAAGGGCTTAAAGCCTCCCTCTCTGCACTCAGGTGCGGATTTGACCTAGCCCTTGCAAACAAGGAGAGTGTGGTATGTGCAGGTTCTTATCTTTTCGATGTAGCGAAGCAACATGGGGCATCCATTATTCCTGTTGACAGCGAGCATTCTGCCATCTGGGAACTGCTGAAAGGCAGGGAATCCGATTCTATTTCAAGCTTGGTCCTTACCGCTAGTGGAGGTCCTTTCAGGACTCTGCCTAAGAAGGATTTCGCTTCCATCACTGTAGATAAAGCCCTCGCCCATCCCACTTGGAATATGGGAAAGAAGATAACCATCGACAGTGCAACCTTGGCAAACAAGGCTCTTGAGGTAATTGAAGCCTCATACCTCTTCAATGTTGATGCCGATACAATTGAGGTGGTCATTCACCCAGAGTCCATCATACACTCCATGGTACGTACCATAGACGGCGCAGTGTATGCGCAGATGGGGAATCCAGACATGACACTCCCGATCATCAATGCACTGGGAGCAGGACATGCATCGCTTGTCTCTCCATTGAATTTCACCAATCTCACCCTCCACTTCTCCAAACCCGACTATGAGCGGTTCCCTCTCCTTTCCTTGGCGTTTTCCATCCTCAGAAGAGGTGGTTCCTCTGCCCTTGCTTTCAACGCAGCGGACGAGATAGCTGTACATGCGTTCCTGAAAGGAGCTATTTCCTATCCCAAGATGATCGAGGTAGTCCAGAGAACGCTGGAACATGCATGGAGTGAGAGCGTTGGGAGTTTTGAAGAGACCCTCGCCCTTGACAAACAAGCCCGGAATATTGCAAGAAGTTACTTATGA
- the rplI gene encoding 50S ribosomal protein L9 — MKIILNQDVVNLGEEGDVVVVKNGYARNYLLPNNMAVMFNKTNQAIFASRTAAIEKRKEEKRAASASMKEKLDNVEITMVVSAGESGKLFGSVTSAMVQEALAKQGIEVERKKIEVATHSIKMVGTYSVRVRLYEDESAEVKLVVESENVLKRRQAEEARAKAEADKAEAVKATQEARAAKAAEEAAAAEAEVPAEEASSEEAEAEKVEE; from the coding sequence ATGAAAATTATTCTGAATCAGGATGTAGTCAACCTCGGTGAAGAGGGAGACGTTGTAGTTGTAAAGAACGGGTATGCCCGTAACTATCTGCTTCCAAACAACATGGCTGTGATGTTCAATAAAACCAATCAAGCCATTTTTGCAAGCCGTACTGCAGCTATCGAAAAGCGTAAGGAAGAGAAGCGCGCTGCAAGTGCAAGCATGAAAGAGAAGCTTGATAATGTTGAGATCACCATGGTTGTCTCAGCAGGTGAGAGTGGTAAGCTGTTTGGTTCTGTCACGTCTGCTATGGTGCAGGAAGCACTTGCAAAGCAGGGCATTGAAGTTGAACGCAAGAAGATTGAGGTTGCTACCCACTCCATCAAGATGGTTGGTACCTATTCTGTACGTGTCCGTCTGTATGAGGACGAGAGTGCAGAGGTCAAGCTTGTTGTTGAAAGTGAAAATGTCTTGAAGAGACGTCAGGCAGAGGAAGCCAGGGCTAAGGCTGAGGCTGATAAGGCTGAAGCTGTCAAGGCTACACAAGAGGCCAGGGCTGCCAAGGCTGCTGAGGAAGCTGCTGCTGCAGAAGCAGAAGTACCCGCAGAAGAAGCTAGCAGTGAAGAGGCTGAAGCCGAGAAAGTAGAAGAGTAA
- the rseP gene encoding RIP metalloprotease RseP → MSGIAAILMKYLIGLVGITIVVVIHEIGHLVTAKLNGIDVEVFSFGLGPKLLATQHKGTEYRISLFPLGGYCRLKGSDDLSQALIHKQKQFTHTEEGSLFSAHPARRVLTYLSGPIANLLFAALLYAILASLPTQVITNEAVVATTADYPSLFNNQESQAYEAGIRKGDKIIALGEIPIDDWQALEAQLSESQGREQFTIKREGATFMFMVQGTPKPEGGFRYGLTPIQELKVGSVRYGSPAYSQGLQEGDVIVSVADIPVMNQLDLLTVLNDHTEDEISITVEDTNGQKRDLHFTPGRNERGSIVLGFTLAVETKEGENTQFSIIGGIRKGWNVAEETIASLRNLVSRRDADLRSEVTGMARSALMIGDITTLGFESSTVSGIRGLLYLMGVVSISLAVVNLLPIPAFDGGQVIIAGLEWITGKQMKPRTYYHLQLMGVAFVIVLFLILTLADVRHFLALRR, encoded by the coding sequence ATGAGTGGAATAGCTGCCATCCTGATGAAATACCTCATAGGATTGGTTGGAATAACCATTGTAGTGGTCATCCATGAGATAGGGCATCTGGTGACCGCAAAACTCAATGGGATAGACGTCGAGGTGTTCTCGTTCGGTCTTGGCCCCAAACTCCTGGCTACCCAGCACAAAGGAACTGAATACCGGATAAGCCTATTTCCATTGGGTGGGTATTGTCGACTCAAGGGGTCTGATGACCTGAGCCAAGCACTGATCCACAAACAGAAACAATTCACGCACACTGAGGAAGGGTCGCTCTTCTCCGCTCACCCAGCACGTAGAGTACTTACCTATCTCAGTGGACCAATAGCAAATCTTCTCTTTGCCGCCCTCCTATATGCCATACTTGCCAGCCTGCCGACACAGGTCATCACCAATGAGGCAGTGGTTGCCACCACTGCTGATTACCCTTCCCTATTCAACAACCAGGAAAGCCAAGCCTATGAGGCCGGAATACGGAAAGGTGACAAGATCATCGCCCTGGGTGAAATACCGATTGATGACTGGCAAGCACTGGAGGCACAGCTTTCTGAAAGCCAGGGCCGTGAGCAGTTCACCATCAAGCGGGAGGGAGCAACCTTCATGTTCATGGTACAGGGAACTCCAAAACCTGAGGGAGGATTCCGCTATGGATTGACCCCAATACAGGAACTTAAGGTAGGGTCGGTACGCTATGGGAGCCCTGCCTACAGCCAAGGATTACAAGAAGGGGATGTAATCGTTTCTGTAGCCGATATCCCTGTCATGAACCAACTCGATCTCCTCACCGTACTGAACGACCATACAGAGGATGAAATCTCAATCACCGTTGAGGATACAAACGGACAGAAGAGGGACTTACACTTCACGCCAGGTCGCAATGAGAGGGGGTCAATCGTCCTTGGGTTTACACTCGCAGTAGAGACTAAAGAGGGCGAGAATACACAGTTCAGTATCATAGGTGGGATTCGCAAGGGGTGGAATGTTGCAGAAGAGACCATTGCATCACTGCGCAATTTGGTCTCGAGACGGGATGCAGACCTACGCTCGGAAGTTACGGGCATGGCTCGTTCCGCACTGATGATCGGGGACATCACCACCCTCGGGTTTGAGAGCAGCACAGTAAGTGGTATACGAGGATTGTTGTATCTCATGGGAGTGGTTTCCATCTCCCTCGCAGTGGTCAATCTACTCCCTATCCCTGCCTTCGATGGTGGACAGGTTATCATTGCCGGACTGGAGTGGATTACCGGAAAACAGATGAAACCAAGAACCTACTATCATCTCCAGCTCATGGGAGTGGCCTTTGTCATTGTACTCTTCTTGATTTTAACGCTTGCTGATGTGAGGCATTTTCTTGCCCTTAGGCGTTAG
- a CDS encoding nucleoside triphosphate pyrophosphatase encodes MADFATLLPSMILASGSVARKALLESLGVTVKVFKTGCDETHDETDPAIVTELLARRKLASFQDIHPVYEMPVLCCDTMISFQGSLIGKPKDRQEAFSQLCLFDGNTHEVHSGWALWYHERVMSGTDLAVVSFKQLGPEPIASYLETGEWKGAAGSYRLQGAGRDLVERIEGDEATVIGLPLLQISEILGAPLSV; translated from the coding sequence TTGGCTGATTTTGCTACACTACTACCGTCTATGATACTGGCAAGTGGATCAGTAGCACGCAAGGCTTTGCTCGAATCACTTGGAGTGACCGTGAAGGTATTCAAAACCGGGTGCGATGAAACCCACGACGAAACTGATCCAGCAATAGTCACAGAACTGCTTGCAAGACGAAAACTGGCATCCTTTCAGGATATCCACCCAGTCTATGAGATGCCCGTACTCTGCTGTGATACCATGATCTCCTTTCAAGGGTCCCTGATCGGAAAACCCAAGGACAGACAGGAGGCTTTCTCCCAGCTGTGCCTCTTCGATGGGAATACGCATGAAGTGCACTCAGGCTGGGCACTGTGGTATCATGAAAGGGTAATGAGCGGGACGGATCTTGCGGTGGTTTCCTTTAAGCAACTTGGACCAGAACCCATTGCCTCTTATCTGGAAACAGGAGAGTGGAAGGGAGCTGCTGGCTCCTATCGTCTCCAAGGAGCAGGCCGGGACTTGGTTGAAAGAATCGAAGGTGATGAAGCTACTGTGATAGGCTTGCCATTGTTGCAAATTTCTGAAATACTGGGTGCACCTTTGTCCGTATAG